In Penaeus monodon isolate SGIC_2016 chromosome 7, NSTDA_Pmon_1, whole genome shotgun sequence, the genomic stretch TCCACGATCATCTGGGCCTGTCGCTTGATAAACTTCCTCGTCAgggtctcctcctcctcgccgctgTCCCCGCCCTCCTCCACCTGCGAGGGAGAGTTTCGCGGTGGAATGTATGTGAAGCATGTGCTCAGACGGACGCAGTTTGAGGCACAGACTCGTGCTCTCAACTTAAcagacaatctctctctctctctctctctctctctctctctctctctctctctctctctctctctctctctctctctctctctctctctcattcttattctcattctcactctcactctcactctcacacacatattaatGCAAACATCCATATAATATAGCATTGTACCAAGGTAATCCTCTTCACTGTACcttctccttcaccaccacccttACGAGCGCACACACGCGTACCTGTTGCTGAGCTGCCTTGGCGGTGGCGCCGGCGGCGGGGAAGGCCACGCGAATGTTCTCCGGTGATCTCCCGGTCctgttcctcttccccatctccgcGAGCTgttggccgggggaggggggggatatgaataaaaaaattgtgatacACTTACATGTTAGTACACAGGTTCatactttgtctgtctgtctcgttaatgtctctctctgtttccgtctctttatatgtctatgtctttccctcagtctctgtctctctattcgtgtctgtgtttttttttctgtctctctctctctatctgtagcTGTGTCTTTCTTTCGGTCTCTAactcactgtctgtctctccatccgtggctttgtctttctctctgtctctaactcactctctgtctctgtctctctcacacacatggtATACGGTAAGAAGGGTATGAAGTGTGAGGGAGGAATGTTGTGTCGTCCTTAggattgttatttgtttatattcataggtatatatatatcattcgtcTAGTTCAGTATTCATCCTTGGGCCTTGGGTTTGTTCCCTGGTGGATCACGGACATCTACCAGAataaacagtgatgataaaacgtgtatgcacatatatataattatatcgtgTGAAATATGTAGGTATTCCGTTTGAGAGGAAATCAGTTTCTAACCTTTTGTGATATGTGCTAGGAATATATTTCAAATAAGTAATCGATGTAAAGGCAGACTGGcaggagaaacagaaacagaggacAAGAGACATAGacgcagataaatagacagagagacaaacagagacagagaggcagataaaaacagacagagagacagacaaggacagtgacagacatagacagacaaagacgcagaggcagggagacagacagacagacagtgggaGACAAGGACAAAACGAAAAGGCAGAGAGATATGGCGACCTAGAGAGAAACTGACAAAGACAGAATGAGGGATAGAAAGGCAGACATAGAGGCAGAGACGGAAAGAAAGCAAAACCATGGCAATGCTATCGCATCCACCCCACCTTCTGGTCGATCTGAGCATCCCTCACTTCTTCCATGAGCTCCCTGGCCCTGTCCATGCAGAACGCCATGAGAACCACAAGATACTGCAGAGGAGACTCAGCTTTTGGTGGGCGCTCGTTCTCGGCCGTCTGGAGGAAAGGGGTTGGCAGAAAACTAGAcgttaatgagagaaaaaagtacGGTTATCATGAATGGTTGTcggtttgttttgtttcgtgtgtggtattgtatatttgttgatttatgtttgtcgagtgattttttcccttttttttcttctttttttttgagtagcTATTGTCTGGCTTTTGTTAGATAATGACATTTCATGGAAGAaacacccacaatacaaaaactagatttattgaaaatgagactacagtttccaaatccacctggattccatcttcagatctgaagatggaatccaggtggatttggaaactgtagtctcattttcaataaatctagtttttgtattgtgggttttcttccattgtatcagcacggaaaagtgttttgctattcatgacatttcatatttctttgacgttgctggtgattttttttttttttttgttacagttatcttttttatacattattattgttatttgatgaACTGATTTTTTCTGCATTGTACCCAGAATACTCCTTTCAACAGTTTCAGAGGAACTCGTATAATTTACGTCTGTGGTACATCATTTCTATCAAAATCTTTATTTAATCAAATAAGCATTGATGAACAGATGACTCTCAGTTcgtttgaatatatatgaattcgtaaatgtgtatataaatatacatattccaaaaatcgaaaagaacAACCTCCAGTTTCTCCGCGATGTGCTCCTGccccgccctcacgcccgccAGGATCTTGAGCGTTCCGTCGAGGCGTCCGGAGAGATCCTCCTTCATAGCCTCCTTCTCCTCGACTTTCTTCTTGAGGTCCTCGATCATTCCGACCATCCTGGAggacaggaaaaggggggaaattttcttaTTTCGTAGATCCGTGAATTGTCCGTGTGTTGGTATATCAAGGCTAGCGTTTGGGTTTGGATTAAGTGAATAAGAGTTCATGGAGAAGGTTAGGTGTGGTCCTATATGGAAATATGAGATGGCTGAGTTACGTCTGGATGGAGTTGGCATTAAGGCAATGAATCTGGAGTGAAGCTGGAGTTAATCAGTAATGGAATCCTGAATTCACCATCTCAATTCCATTTCACTAGGATATAACTTGAGTTGGACAAATATATAGTGCTCATACAATTCCAGAATAATGTTATTCTTACTGTGTTCGGAAAACATACAGTACTCGTAATAATTCCAGATCAATGTTATTCTTACTGTGTTTCGTTGTTAAGCATTCGTTTAGTTTGTTATTATGTTACCAGTCATTGCGCCGAGCAGGTATGTACTTCGCTCGTCCGAATACCCTGTCGTGACCCTCTTGGCCAAGGCCTAGAAATGACCGCACTTACGAGGGCAACTTTTTCGTAGAAGCCCTGGAAATTGGTTGTGAGGATTTGCGCCGCAGAGGGAAGGGTTAtttcgaatgtgtgtgtgtgtgtgtgtgtgtgtgtgtgtgtgtgtgtgtgtgtgtgtgcgtgtgcgtgtgcgtgtgcgtgtgcgtgtgtgtgtgcgtgtgcgtgtgcgtgtgcgtgtgcgtgtgcgtgtgcgtgtgcgtgtgcgtgtgtgtgtgcgtgtgcgtgtgcgtgtgcgtgtgcgtgcgcgtgcctgTGCCTGTCCCTGTACCTGTACCTGTGCTTGTGTACACGTGAATGTacgcagtgtgtatatatatatatataaatgtatgcagtgtatatatatatacttagcagCGTCCTCCGTGCTGGCGTATTTCACTCGGTGCAGCTCCTCGTGCAGCTGCTCCTTCTCCTGCTTGAGCCGCGTCACCTCCTCGAGGGTGACGGAACGCAGCTGCCGAAGATGCTCCCTCGTCCCGGCCTGGCTGGTGAGCCGGTCCAGCACCTCCTCCACGCTCGTCACACCGAGCACTTCCTGAGGGGGTAaacagagggtgagagggagagagggagggagaaagggagaaagggagagagagagagagagaaagagagagagagagagagagagagagagagagagagagagagagagaaggaaagaggggatgggatgggatgggagagggagggtgtgagagagaaaatgaagagagatagatagatagatagatagatagagagagagagagagagagagagagagagagagagagagagcgagagcgagagcgagagcgagagcgagacagagagacagacagacagacagacagagaggggggtggagaaagtGAGTGTAAGAAACGCAAAGACATGAAGgtcaaaacagaaaataaaccacATAAAGAAGTAGAAACAGATAAACTATATGAttcaacacatatttttttcttcttcttgtttttcattattatccatttatctattcattcaattaccctcctcccccatcttccttctcctcctcctccctcctccctcctcctccctcctccctcctccttcctcctccctcctcctcctcctccttcttgttgttgttgttgttgttgttgttgttgttgttgttgttgttgttgttgttgttgttcttcttcttcttcttcttcttcttcttcttcttcttcttcttcttcttcttcttcttcttcttcctcctcctcctcctcctcccttccttcctcccttcctctccctccctccctccctccctccctccctccctcctccttcctcctcccgcctcctcccttccccctcctcccttcctcctccttccttcctcctccatcctccctcctcctccatcctccctcttcctcctcctcctccttaccttcaaCCTCGAGAAAAGTTGCTGGTACTTCTCCAGCTCGGCCTCGATTTGCTCCTGAGTGTCCTGCGTGAGGGCGGCCGTGGGCGAGTCCCTGCGCGTGGGCGTCCTCATGATGGAGAGCCTACGGTCCACGGCGGCGCCCAGGTCCTGCTGACGGCGCTCCTCGGCTTTTTTCCTGTAGGGTGCG encodes the following:
- the LOC119575021 gene encoding coiled-coil domain-containing protein 151-like, which encodes MVTALKGEAASYRTTLDTLHARLAEEKDSLKNLRDSRKKAEKTRDCLRTRLHEEEESAYETKREREKRLFEFRKKAEERRQQDLGAAVDRRLSIMRTPTRRDSPTAALTQDTQEQIEAELEKYQQLFSRLKEVLGVTSVEEVLDRLTSQAGTREHLRQLRSVTLEEVTRLKQEKEQLHEELHRVKYASTEDAAKMVGMIEDLKKKVEEKEAMKEDLSGRLDGTLKILAGVRAGQEHIAEKLETAENERPPKAESPLQYLVVLMAFCMDRARELMEEVRDAQIDQKVGWMR